One Rosa chinensis cultivar Old Blush chromosome 5, RchiOBHm-V2, whole genome shotgun sequence genomic region harbors:
- the LOC112168343 gene encoding uncharacterized protein LOC112168343 yields MKKRKREIEEDCRSGKRRRIDDASGRSDYSDEIETHKGEPLTPRGNSKLKRKRRRGPACSECGLPCSRAYTRYVKPPLPEGYGYLPWSMGVDMNGHYHEEISDEIAFMSCDRCGKYGDHWDAHCPNPINDPPEPEEIDPGVHRYSWKYVLRDFKGKPEPPRRKAVKLKAPMCEYCVRLRNQAYARTEKPPLPEGYGYLPSSIGVYTNGHYH; encoded by the exons atgaagaagcgaAAACGCGAAATCGAAGAGGACTGCCGCAGCGGGAAGCGCCGCCGTATCGATGACGCGTCCGGCCGTTCTGATTACTCCGATGAGATCGAGACTCATAAAG GGGAACCGCTAACACCACGTGGGAATTCGAAGTTGAAACGAAAGCGTCGTCGTGGTCCTGCCTGTTCCGAATGTGGTCTTCCCTGTAGCAGAGCCTATACCAGATATGTGAAGCCTCCTTTACCAGAGGGATATGGTTACCTTCCATGGTCAATGGGCGTGGATATGAATGGTCACTACCATGAAGAGATTTCTGATGAGATTGCTTTCATGTCTTGTGACCGTTGTGGCAAGTATGGTGACCACTGGGATGCCCATTGCCCAAATCCCATCAATGACCCTCCAGAACCAGAAGAAATTGATCCTGGTGTTCACCGTTATTCGTGGAAGTATGTATTGAGGGATTTCAAAG GGAAACCGGAACCACCACGTAGGAAGGCAGTGAAATTGAAGGCTCCGATGTGTGAATATTGTGTTCGTCTCCGAAACCAAGCCTATGCTAGAACTGAAAAGCCTCCTTTACCGGAGGGATATGGTTACCTTCCTTCGTCAATAGGTGTGTATACGAATGGTCACTACCATTAA